The DNA window CGGGGTCTTCGAGATGCGGGATCGCGTTGAACATCGTGGGCGAGAGGTTGCCACCGATCGGAAAGAGCTGATGCTGTGAAGTATTGTAGATTGCCAGCGCCATCTGCGCCATGGCGGCGATATCAAGACGCAGCACCTGACGCATGGCCATAGAAATCAACCCGCCGGATGTCACCACCAGCGCCGGTCCGTCGCCTGCGGCAATTTCGGAAAGGGCATCTCCGACCCGCGCTTCAAAATCGCTGAACCGTTCCGGCGCACCGGCGATCTCGTCGTTCTGCCAGGCCCGGAAGAGGCGCGGCAGATGCTCGGTAAAGCCTGCGCTGTCGGTGGGAAAGGCCACGCCATGTTCGTCTTCCATGGCCCGTGCCAGCGTGAGGTACTCCAGCTCATTCAGCCGCGCGTCGCGGACCGGTGTGAGGCCCGTATCCATCGCATCTGC is part of the Roseobacter ponti genome and encodes:
- a CDS encoding histidine phosphatase family protein produces the protein MSHITLIRHGQANSGARDEASYDRLSPLGHQQSAWLGAHLRERQQHHARLYTGTLRRHVETADAMDTGLTPVRDARLNELEYLTLARAMEDEHGVAFPTDSAGFTEHLPRLFRAWQNDEIAGAPERFSDFEARVGDALSEIAAGDGPALVVTSGGLISMAMRQVLRLDIAAMAQMALAIYNTSQHQLFPIGGNLSPTMFNAIPHLEDPDRQHARTHV